TTTTCTTGCAGTAGTTTGGCATTTCAGACTTCATACTTTCAAGTTTGAAATGAATATATGTAACTACTGTAGGAAAAATGTAAACATGGCATGGACAGTTAATTCACATCATGtgactataatgtactgtactgtatgaatgTGGGTCATCTTTATGAAAGCTAATTTATGGTTATATTAGATTATTTCTAATGTGTGATAATCATTATTGTTATTGACCTAAGCCAGAGGTTAACAATTGAGTGTTCAGAGAATGCTccaaaacatgtttattttcagTAGTTTTCTAACATTAGAAATGTAGGTTTCTTTTTAATATAGATAACCAATAGAACAAGTAAAAAAGGAAATGGATGTTATATGTCGTACAGCTCCACCCCATGGGGCTCCGCTCTACTCATATAACTGGAGTTAGAATTCCCAGTATCTATCGTCCCCTCTGCTTGACTCATTCTATTCATCTGGATTTCTGTTTGTAATAAATATTATTCTAATGTAGTGGATTTGTGGCATCAACAATAAGTATTACAAATGAAATAGAAAAATCAATAAGACCTGACAGTGTTTGAATGAGGAGAAAGAAGTTAcagaaagaaaagaaaagcaggAGATGAGAAGATGCAGAAACAAAGAGAAAATGATCTGTGGGGATTCTAAGAACAGTGCAGCAAGAATCCAATGTGCATCAAACCACAAAATATGGTTTCAAAATTGAAGATACATAGGGACAAAGTCCATTGAGAAATAGGAAATATTCTGTTTTATATATTCTATGGAACGCTATATTTTATAAATAGTATATATCAAATAAATATATCACCAAATTTCATACAACTTTATTTTTCTGTTCATGAAGCTGATACGTTTCAACATTGGTTTCAGATCTTCATCAGAGCAATAATAAACCACGATATCCTTCCCTTTCAGGtaaagtgtctgtgtgtgatggtgttcttGAGTCTCCCCTTGACCATGGGAGACCCTGGTCCGTGCAGACACTCCATCACCAGAGATCACCTGCTGACCATAAGACACCTGGTGAGTAGTACAGCTTTACTGAACAAtgggaaataaatatatatatatatattattttttttaacataaaaaaatgtaagcGGTATAAAGCTCTTATAATATGACAAAAAAAAGTATACATAACCAAGAGTGGTTTATGAAATACGTGTTTAATCACAGTGGTTCACAGTGGAGAGCAGGGCCATGCACAAACCTTTGGAGGGGCAGGTGTTCAAAGTGAAGAAAAAAACACCAAGCTGAAAGGGCACTTTTCTCAGGGCAGGTATTCAGGAACTCTTAGACCTctatctgtgcacgtgcctgGTCGAGAGCATATTTTCACAGTTAGACTAGACCATTACACACTGATGATTGGGGTCGTTGAATCCTCTCATGAACACAAGATATGAGAAGTTCATATCTATGTTGTTAACTTAATGACTCCTGATTTTTGcatttatttctgttttacaTAGATAGATAACCAGTTGCAGAGTGGATGCTCAATAACCTACACATTTATTGAGCAGAGAAGTTTGGTAAGGTCATTTCTATGCATAAAATGCATGTGCAGTTCAAACTTGGGCGATCACAGGGAAATTCACAAAGAACATTAGGTTaactactttttatttttttactgtaaGAAATTATACTTTTTTAGATTTTGGTACCATTTATTTGAAttgtttttacaaatgatttgttaTATTTTTAGGAGAGTGGCAGAAAGTATCGACTGCGCACCACATTTATTTCAGCTAAAAAAAGGACTGTAAAATAAGCATTTACTATAATcattagggtagcctagtggttagagcgttggactagtaaccaaaaggttgcaagttcgaatccccaagctgacaaggtacaaatctgtcgttctgcccctgaacaggcagttaacccactgttcctaggccgtcattgaaaataagaatttgttcttaactgacttgcctagtaaaataaaggtaaaataaaaaataaaattatggCTAATCAAGAACAAGTCCCTGACATCAAGCATTGTATCATAACTGTTATGAATTTGGACTGTTCTTCTTCCATTCCATGGCAGAATAAATGTTGCTATGTAAAAGCTGCCATGCCCTGGATCTTGGAACTCCTGACTGGACACTTCAGATACACTCGGGGATCAGACAACCACAGCTATGTGTTGTCGCTGACCGGTCTCATCCACAACATTTACTCCCAGAGATGTGTACCACAGATCAATGAGGAGCTGGAGGTGAGGGAGGTTTGATGCTCAAGAGCTCTCTCATGAATAAATAACAGCATTACTTGGGTGTTTTAAAGAAGATTCAAGGAAGTCAATACTAAGCTCATAAAACTATTGTATAATTGTATAGATAGGACATGCATCCCATATACATTTTACAAACATTATTTTCTGACCCTATTGACTAGGACGACCCAGTGAGTTTTGGAATGTCATTCAGCAGTTCTCCATCTGAGGCCCTGGGGAGGGTCCAGGATGTCCTGTCTGTGTACTGGGAGCTGGTGACCACCATGGACTCACCAGTAGACTGGAGCTGTGAGAGGGAGTACACAGACACCGCAGAGCCTCCCACAGCCCTCCCTACAGCACTCTCTCTGACTACAGGTAGGCAACTTCCTCAAGGTCCAGAGAGGTTCCCTGGCAAAGGCATAAAACAGAGAATTACATAATTATCGAATATAATAATCTAGTCCAGGCAATTTAGCAAAGTAGTTTAGAGAATCAGACCCACTGTCCTCAAGTGTTGCATGTATCAACTTGCTGAGCTATCTGATTATCTTAACCTCACTTGTACATAATATAACCTGGCTGTTTTGACCTGtcttgttgtccccagtcagcACCCTTTGGGACTCAGAGAAAGCCCCTCAGACTAGTCTAGATGGAGACCA
This genomic stretch from Oncorhynchus kisutch isolate 150728-3 linkage group LG24, Okis_V2, whole genome shotgun sequence harbors:
- the LOC109869621 gene encoding uncharacterized protein LOC109869621 isoform X1; amino-acid sequence: MTLLVPTHIQCKTKVKCLCVMVFLSLPLTMGDPGPCRHSITRDHLLTIRHLIDNQLQSGCSITYTFIEQRSLNKCCYVKAAMPWILELLTGHFRYTRGSDNHSYVLSLTGLIHNIYSQRCVPQINEELEDDPVSFGMSFSSSPSEALGRVQDVLSVYWELVTTMDSPVDWSCEREYTDTAEPPTALPTALSLTTVSTLWDSEKAPQTSLDGDQDRDLYKFGFMVIAPSVCGGLLFIFTLYCLITHKMSYSTDHHTSLGYQSSSLHTDIQDIEMQVE
- the LOC109869621 gene encoding uncharacterized protein LOC109869621 isoform X2 is translated as MTLLVPTHIQCKTKVKCLCVMVFLSLPLTMGDPGPCRHSITRDHLLTIRHLNKCCYVKAAMPWILELLTGHFRYTRGSDNHSYVLSLTGLIHNIYSQRCVPQINEELEDDPVSFGMSFSSSPSEALGRVQDVLSVYWELVTTMDSPVDWSCEREYTDTAEPPTALPTALSLTTVSTLWDSEKAPQTSLDGDQDRDLYKFGFMVIAPSVCGGLLFIFTLYCLITHKMSYSTDHHTSLGYQSSSLHTDIQDIEMQVE